The Vespa velutina chromosome 9, iVesVel2.1, whole genome shotgun sequence nucleotide sequence TTTTCCAAACGATTGGAAATAAaactattgataaaaatatcgttttatatatattattaataatgtatattgttaattgataatatatatttgtagagattcgaaatattcgatcgaaattaaataaaaatatttagatggTATAGTAAGTATTTTAAAGAtgggaaaaattttattgaaaggaatttatatatatatatatatatatatatatatatatatatatatatatatatatatatagttaagaTAGTTACCAACagttatttattacttaacaGATATCTGATTGCTAAAGTTTTTAAAGCTGAAATGGTATTGGTACATGCGCGTTAAATAAAACGAGGCgtatagatttattatataagtaaacattaagtatataatttctatatggTATCGATTTTGATAGATAAAACaacatcttttatatttcttaattatgactcattattttataattgtaaaattatgaataatgaaaagaaattgttctTGAGATGTCAATATACTCCATTGATTCTTTGGAGAACATAGattataattcaaaaattgataatatttcgaacggaaataatattataattaacctcaagcaaaaagagacaaaattacaaaatcgtccttctttttatttaaaacatgtTCCATCCCTATCGTCTTCTATAAATAGTAAGAATTGTTTtggcttttttattttcgatgaaaCATTAATTCTCGCTTTAATAGTAAAAAGGATTTCTATGTAAtgctttgtatttttatttatgttaacaCGCATAAAATGGTTCAAGCTTTGCTCAAGCTTGAACATTATCATGTTTTTGTCGTTAAAATCaatcgagaaagaagaggaggtagGTATGTAATAAGTGACGTCGTTGATAAAGCAAAAGGAAGTTTTCGATTGAACAAAagagatgattttttttcttttttattattattattattattaagaaaagacaaggaaagggaaaagaaaaggaaaaaatatttacagacGGTGAAAGATTTAATGAAACCGTGCAGAATTGCAGTCGCGACAGGAAACCGAACACTCTCGGCAGTAGGAATGCGATAATTGCGAGAGGAAAACTTGCGAAAACGTCTCGACAGTTAGAAttctcgacgacgacgacgacggcgacgacgatggcgatggcgacagcgacgacgaagacaacgacaacgatgaaaaagaaagaaatagaagaggcCGAGGTAAAGAGGGAGAAGCACGAGAGCGTAAATCGTggcgaaggaagaaagaagagagcgAATGGAatgggaaagaaaagggaggatGATCGTTTCTCACGAAAACCCATAGAAAAGGTTTTCCTCAAAAAGGTTGTACCTTCTCCTACGAAATGCAGTTTTCATGTCGACGAGGAAGCTACCACCGAGATGACCGTGAAAGTTAACAGAAAGTTAGGCAACGTAATCCCAACGTCAAATGTGCAGACCTACAAAAAGCCAGAAATATCTTACCTGGAAATTCATCGTCGCAGATTGAGTTAGTTCTTTTTAGTTTatagtttaataaaatatatttaagaatattttcgttacgttgaatatttatattttcaattttattttgttttatttttatatttgttttcatgGTATACGATAGGACTTAGATAAAGGAGTTAAATTTACCGtaacatataaaattacattcggttcttttcatttgaatttgCCACGAGCTATTCTGGCACACGCCTTTTctacataataaaattctgaTTTAGTTGTTTTCCCAGAGAGAATCCacttacatttattttagCTCCGTAACTGTTATAGTTTGTTCGTTCCCTTTACGAACGTAAAGTCTTGGCTTCGTACAGAAGCTCCAACAGAACAAGTGGGAAGGGATAAAGAAACCGTTTTGTCggaaaaaatgtattctttGTTCTTGATTAGACGTCGTCTTTCTTGATCGTAAAGTTTGTAAAAAGGGctgaaggaaagggaaaaggaaagagaaagagagagagagagagagagagagagagagagaaaagaaagagggtaaTCTCGTCGCTTCGAGATAGATcccatcctctttttctttgctgtTGTAATCTCTTCTTAATATTATGAGCACGCGGATACGTACACGATAATATTTCATGAAGAGAAATGGCGCCATTAAGTATGAAAGTAGAAGTACTTTGGTGGCTCGATATAGTCCAAAGGCATTGAGTTAGGCGTGCGGAACTAATTCGGATGAAACAAATGTTCGTAAGTTTTAAGTAAACGCGTGGTCAAAATCGTATCGAGAGGAGATTTTGAAGAATGGAGGATTCTCTATCGGATTTTCGTTggatatatgtaaaagaatatGATATAGAATGtttcaatcgattattttttatatttatagtcGTTTATCCCGAGGAATGTCAGATCTCATTTTTTATACACGATTTCATACCCTTGTAATCTCTCAAACGTTTTAAGCGTTACACATGTCGATCTAAAAACGACGATCTAAGGACGACAGGTAGAACGAAGTCTCTCACTGTTTTTCTCGATTTCAGGTCTGTCGCGTTACAGACACACTATTCGATCTCCGGAGGGATTGAGTCTGTCGATTTACGGAGACAGCGAGGAACTCGATATggaggaaggaggaggtggCCGTATCTCCTTTTCCGACTTCTCAAGGGACGATCAAAGCGAACTCAGCTTCTACCGGCGTCTCATCGAGCGTTCCGCGACGCGATTGCCTCGTACTACCAGATCCTGCGAGACCGTGCGTTCTCTTCGCATCTCCACGGATTCAGCAAAGAGTTCGGATAATTTTCCTAGAATACGAGCATCTTTCAAAAGCAGCGCCTCCGAAAGCAGATTGGCCAAAAAGTCTACCTATAAACCGTATACTATCGAGGATTATCGAAGTTTGTCTGTACCAAAGCCCGATCGCTCTCTTGGACCCGACAAGGAAGAAATATTGGCTAAGGTatctttgttgtttttcttggatcttcttttcattttgagTTTATCTTCCACGTATatgataagtaaataagtaaagttTCATACTtctttacataaatatatatatatatatatatatatatatatatatatttaataaaatatatatatatatatttatttatatatgtgttaatGTAAGGAATATACTTATGTTACTAGATTAGAATTGTACCTAATTGTACTTCATTTTCGAAAGGATCTTACAATTAGTTAATCGAGAATATTAACGTTCCTCTAAATATCCGAAATAGTTCGCGGTGTTGAGATTGGGATAGTACGATAGTTCGACTTGACGATGTTCTCCTAAACCGAGCGAATAGATATATCTTCTCGTTCGGCTACTCACGTTGAAGGGTAATCAGGCCGAGTTAGAAGCATTCGGTGCTCCAACGGATGGGTCTCATAGTTCCGTTTCATTGCTTCCTCCTTGAAAGTTAAGCTGCCAACAAGTTCGAACGTAGCTAAGAAAGCAGAGTCGAAGAAACTTTGCTGTTTCGTCGACCCGTCACAGTTTACAATTTCACGGAAGACGTAAAGCGAGTTAGGTTGTCGCACGGCTCCATAAGTTCAATCTAATAAAGATGCGGCTGTTTCCTACCACCTGTCTTACTatagtcttctctctctctttctctttctctctttattattttctctctttctcctatgTACTACTTTCTTCTCAAAAGTCCAAGTGGAGTAGTAGAATATAGTATACTCGCGGAATTGAATCCTGACGTTTCCGGGCTCGCTCAAGAAGAAGTCGTCGCTCGAatatagagaagaagaagaagtcgtCTACTTAAATTCGTTTTGAACCATGTCTTCGAAATAGAGATTGTTATCGTAGATAGTTCTCTAGGGTCGCAAAGATAGCTACTATGTTTTAGTTCTGTCtagtttctttcatttttcccaTTGCATCATTTCGATTGAGTTTAAGAATgcatatattttcaatcttaGAGAGATGATTGACATgaattattggtattatttatttatcaaagaaatataaagtaaaaaggaaatatatttatccgaaaatgaatatttattgagAATACGCTTATCGTCTTCTTATAATAGAAGATATTGTAAATGTTATGGACCCTTTGAAAAGAATACTTCTAGCGCGTAGAATGTTTCGTAAATTTTTCAGATTCACAGGCACGAAGCGAGGAAAAAGTAGGTTTACTGAAACTCGTATCTCGGATTTTCTTACTTCCAGCTACATGTATAGTTatagtattttcttttgtatgtcAGTGTGTGACTTTAGGATACATggcaagagagaaaaggaaatagcGTTAGCTAGGATTCTGAGCTAGGACTGTGAAAACAATTTTAGCGGATTGGAAATTAAGATTTCATAGTCCCTTGCCAAATACGAATACAATGTTGCATTCAACATGTCagaaatcctttttttatttttctctctttaactgttttaaaaaaatttttagataTCTACTCAGAAATTCTTTACATTTAGCTTATAACGTAGGTGATTATTTTCTCGTATCACTCTTTATTCGCATCAAACTTTAAGAGTGTATAACGAAACTTTTAcgcattgaaatattttataaagtgcaataaactataattttatgattttttttttatagcacTGCGAGACATCCATTTGCTCGccatataaagtaaataaaaactttattacACAAATCGGTTTAAATGCTAAGAcaagtttttaatatttgtataacttTAAACACATGTAGAACATTTTAATgttctaaatatattatataatagtttattgtagtttaataaatcgaacgatgaataataaatttcaggAAGGTTGagtttaattttcaaatgcTTCGTAATTCTGCATTTTGATgactaattataattatatagtagATGATAAATTGGAACGTAATATAATCCAAATATTGCATTCAAATTTTACAtcattattttactattatgCGTATTTAGTAATATGGTACTTGCTACGCttgttattcattttaatacaCGTTTTATCGAGCTTGTCCGCGAATTAATATACCGACTAGTCCATATAATGGAACAACGTACTTGTTCTATATCAGCTAGTAGAATAGCTAGTTCTGTATAACATAAGAGTAGATGATAAAAGAGAGTAGGGAACgattgtaaaagagaaaaagagagaggaaagagtaATCAAACGTTACGCAACATCGAAGTTTGCTTCGAAAGAACAGAATCTTTTATATGCACCGTTTTTCATAAGCGCGTGTTTGCAATACGTTAGCTTATCATTATGCAGGATTaccgaataaaaagaaggataaggagaaaaaaggaaaagaaaaaatagataaatttacCGATCCAggagaataaatttatttttagtgGATATGCACCGTCCGCCGAGAATAGACTAAATAATAGACTAAAATGACTTTAGATGAGATATAACTGGGTAGATGCTAGGTTTAATTATactcattttaaagatatatatatgtatatatgtgtgtgtatatatatactcatacacacacatacatacatatatatatatatatatatatatatatatatatatatatatatatatatatatatatagagagagagagagagagagagaaagagagagagagagagaggtattatgaatattacacATTCAGTGTATTTCCGCTGCTCTTGGTGTTTAATTATGCTGACGTGTGTTAGTTACGTGTAGACTGTAGATTGttgagagacagacagagaggcaaagagacagagagagagagagagagagagagaaaaagagagagaaagagagagagagagagagacagagagagagatgaaaaataaatatggaggttcagtgagaaaaagaaagaaagatcacgAAGTGAAGGGGTTAAAGTGTAGCAAGGGTGGTTCATTCGACCGTCGGTTCATTTAACTTTTAGGAACGACCTCGCGTACTACGTCCGACACACTCTGGCAAACCTTTTCTCGACTAGATAACCTATacgctctttttctctctctctctttttttatttctctctctatctctatctctatctctatctatatatcctttttccattctttctttctcttttacacttTCTACATATCCTCTCgtcctctcgtttctttcgcaTTTCTCTCGTTCGACGGGACATTTGCATAATCTACTTTGTGTCGGATTCAAGCCGGTAAGCACCTTCGGGTACCTTGACGATTTTCTGTGTAGTCGAATCGATCGACCCTCGGCACTCCTTTAAAACCCTTTAAGCTCTATGCTCTCGTATAAGGGAGGATCGTTCCCTTTCTCTTgggaatatttaaattctttcgcAACGATGCTATCACCGATGATCACCATATAAATTGGTATCAGAAGTTTCTTCCTCGGAAAACTTTCGAAACAAATAGTTGTTAAAGTCTCGACGAATTTTCGGAActacgatagaaaataattactgtttttttgaatatacataaatgcataaatacatagatacatacatacatatataaatatatcgttcgtcttctttcacaatttaaaaaaaaatatttatttcttaaatcttTACGAacagatatattttcattatgaatCATCGATGTATCAATCATTTATGTATCATCAAACAAGATGTTGTTTCAAGTGTCTATGTAAGTATCGACATTGTAAAGAACTTTTAAGTTTATCAACTTGAAAGAATACTTTAACGTTGGAAGAAGAGCTAAATATCTTTGCGAATAAGATATGGCTCTTGAGCaatagcagcaacagcaatagcATCTGTAGTCGAGTGCAGATATACTTACATGAACATATACTTTggaatatagtatatatatttcagtatatatgtttatgtacacacaagtatatatatatatatatatatatatatatatatatatatatatgtatatatggcaGAGGAACACGTAAGTAGTACTGACGACGTAGATTCTCCCTCTGTGAAACTTtcgtaaaaagtaaataaagcCTTTGGATGGCTTTGGAAAGATGGGCTAGGTAAAGGAggtaaaagaaagacagagatagatccACCCCATGTGTTTAGTTTGAAAGTTTGGCCTGAGTGTTGGGTAGCTTTAGGGCTTGTTTGTTGTTGCAGAGAGAGTGGTTGATGCGGCGGAGGTCATACGGGGACTCGGTTAGTGAACGCAACCGCCAGCATATACTTCACACAGCACAGAGATTCAAGGTACGAATGCACCGATATGAAAGAACCTACTAGCATAAAAGAAACTCTGAACTTTGTATGTGTTTTTTAAACAGAAAGTCCGTGCAACATGGTACAtagaataattgatattagaGTAAGATAGATACCCGATTTTACAaaccgtttctttttttttaattattttttcaattcatcCATTGAAATTGACAATATTATGATGATTACTTGTAGCAAAAATATTGTTTGATTTAAAAGATACGTCAGgatatattcatttacatatatcttcgttttgaaaaagaacgaacgataaGAGACATTAAAAGGACGTATTGATTTATGTCAAATTAGCTGGATAatcgataacgttaatgatcaagtccttcaattttttcttttttgacgcGCAATTTCGACTTGCTGaatgactttttttcttcaagcaTGGCTTGTAATTAGCAGGAAGGTATAACGGTCCAATGTAACCGGCACTTGCATCAAATGTTCACTGGAGTCaaagtagagagaaaaacTAGGTGTTCGATGAAGAaaacaagtaaaaaagaagttaaaaaagatataacaaaCGTAACGGATGTTGTAGCTGTACTAGGTACGAACAGATAAATTGACACGAACGTCGTTCAGTTATGTTGTGGTCGATATTTAATTGCCAATTAGTGAATGCAAAGAGGCACAGTGAACGAGGACTGGTTCACTTTACACGTAATATAAACGATAGCTGAGTCTTGGTATGATATTGTGCACaagatttattaacaaaattaattacgcCCCTTAATAATTGTTTCACTTTAACAAccttaaacattttttactatttgtttcttattttatattgtcgATTATGAAAGAGGCTCGTATTGATAagatttttacatttcattcattgttttttaaatgaaagattttgCTGTTgacaaacaattttttatttcataaagcAATACTATATGAGAATTTTAACGAACCGTGATGTCAATTGATTAATAGAACATTAATTTAACATCCATGTGTTTCGCATTTGTCATTAGCtggagaaaataattatctttacgGTGTAAAATTTTGTCAATTTGCTCGGTGATATGTTTATgaagaattttaatgaattcgCAGAGTAGACGCTGTACACGGCAATtaggtatataaaatgttcaaTGAATATGAGAGAAACGTAATCATGAAAGTGAAAAGTTATAAATTCCGTAGATTTTTAGACTTTAcagttttttattatataatttccatGAATTTTTCTGTTTCGGAAActattaacttttaattaaatgttctTGAATATATCgcaaatcaaaaatatttaaaacaattatataatgattacGATTTATAGTTTAATACAAACATTCTCAAAAGTGAAGTACGCGATAAAACTTTTGGCATTATGCTAGTTCAAgcagaatttttaaaaagaaacaaaaaaaagttagACAGCTGTTCAATAAGATTCCTTCttgaaatatgaattaaatctTTTAGGACACCTTGTTTTAAtgttaaagatatatatacatatatatcgttttttattttattcccgttgttatattataagtatagttttatctatctatacaaGGAGTACAACAGTTACACACATATTTTCGTAAAGTTCAAATAATTCAGAAATATTAATCGAcccttttaattataattggtATCATAATTAGTATAATAGAATGCCACACGTAGAAATGAGTCGATTCCTAGAAGAtcatttattagaataaacCAAGCACAATTAATTCTAGTGTAGCCTTTGTTCGACAAAGGACAAGAAAGCATCATCCTGAAACGTTAAATTTACGTGAAAGACGGCGCTGCATCAGTATATAATTCGAAATTGGCATAGATGGTATTGGTTTAAGCAATGCCACTCGAACGTGAATCCAATTATAAGCACAAAGCGAACGATGCGAGCCACGGGAACCGCGAGCTATGAGCAGACAAGGTTCGAGAACAGAAGGGATAGAAGTGCTAAGGGTTGCTCGCTTCTAGTATAGGACTTGGTCGAGCTTTACATATGTAGCTAAATTCATGAATAGGTAGGTTCTATACTTGTAGTAACGCAGGACACtgaaatttgattttacgCATCTTTGACCCTTCGAAAGCTACTGTTCACAGTATTAGACACATCCTTTCTATTTAACCATCtacctatatctatatagatttctcctatattacatatacatatatgcgttATATAGAGAGTTCGCATCATCGATACGATTTCTACAATGGATTGGGATGCATCACGTACCTAGCGTGAAATCGATTTCATACTTCgacctttcctcttctttttcaagatttacaaagagaaagacaaagataagGCGATTCGTAGCCGATGATCGAACGATCTTCACACAAAGTTGTTACCGCTCGATCGTATCTTATCGAAGGATACGGCTAAAGGGGATAAAGAAATTCGACTTTAAAGAATCGTTTCGATTTTCAGGATCTCCTTCTATAGTTCTCgtcctattcttcttttctcgataCCGCGAAACACTGATTTTCTTTGTGTTCACAGTCGCGACGCATCGCGCCTCGAAAATGTTTTCTACCTTCTTTGAACCATCGGAACACCGATCCGAAGGTAAGTCGAGcgttttttttctgcttctctcgtttctccCTTTGGATTTGAACGGCTTTGCTCGATCTTCTGTACGAAATCTCATTGTGAAATTACTCGCTTGAATTCGTGATACTATAGAATGTTAAGGCCAAAGGAAAATCGTGAAATTTATggagattcttctttttttacttttcgtaGATCCATAAGAATTCATCGATTACGGAAAAGACAATAAATGGACGAAGTGATAGcgtcgagagaaaaaatcaTTCAAATCGTCCAGCTAAATTGGTGATATCGAAACAGAATACGACGAATTCatcgagaaagataaagaaacaaggaaaatCGACGAATTGTTACAGCCCTCTAAATTCATCCAACCATTTCGAAGATTCTTATCTGGATTCTCTGCGACAACGACATTTACATGAGAAAGAGTTggtagataaattaataaaacaagcAATTAATTCCTGAAGATCTAAACGtaagataatttattgtttatttatttgaagcTAAAATATGTATCATCCTACTACCATGTCGTTAAATGCGTCAACGAATTATtttgttagtttttttttttttttgtattcacTGTTACAGTAGAGagattcatttaaattaatgaaaatatatgaatggCTACATTTCATTAACTAACAC carries:
- the LOC124951471 gene encoding uncharacterized protein LOC124951471 isoform X1, whose protein sequence is MAMATATTKTTTTMKKKEIEEAEVKREKHESVNRGEGRKKRANGMGKKREDDRFSRKPIEKVFLKKVVPSPTKCSFHVDEEATTEMTVKVNRKLGNVIPTSNVQTYKKPEISYLEIHRRRLSLSRYRHTIRSPEGLSLSIYGDSEELDMEEGGGGRISFSDFSRDDQSELSFYRRLIERSATRLPRTTRSCETVRSLRISTDSAKSSDNFPRIRASFKSSASESRLAKKSTYKPYTIEDYRSLSVPKPDRSLGPDKEEILAKREWLMRRRSYGDSVSERNRQHILHTAQRFKSRRIAPRKCFLPSLNHRNTDPKIHKNSSITEKTINGRSDSVERKNHSNRPAKLVISKQNTTNSSRKIKKQGKSTNCYSPLNSSNHFEDSYLDSLRQRHLHEKELVDKLIKQAINS
- the LOC124951471 gene encoding uncharacterized protein LOC124951471 isoform X2, translated to MAMATATTKTTTTMKKKEIEEAEVKREKHESVNRGEGRKKRANGMGKKREDDRFSRKPIEKVFLKKVVPSPTKCSFHVDEEATTEMTVKVNRKLGNVIPTSNVQTYKKPEISYLEIHRRRLSLSRYRHTIRSPEGLSLSIYGDSEELDMEEGGGGRISFSDFSRDDQSELSFYRRLIERSATRLPRTTRSCETVRSLRISTDSAKSSDNFPRIRASFKSSASESRLAKKSTYKPYTIEDYRSLSVPKPDRSLGPDKEEILAKSRRIAPRKCFLPSLNHRNTDPKIHKNSSITEKTINGRSDSVERKNHSNRPAKLVISKQNTTNSSRKIKKQGKSTNCYSPLNSSNHFEDSYLDSLRQRHLHEKELVDKLIKQAINS